TCTGGATGTATGTCTATTTCTTTATCTTGGTAGAGGTTAGTCAACTCACCTATTGACATTGAGTAGCTATCAGACTTGACCTCGGTACTTCTTAAGTCAATCTCATCTTGTAAGGCCATCTAGATATCCTCTTACCTCTTCGAGATTTTTGGAGTGAAACTGAATCAGTGACTGGCTTTCATTGTAGAAAATTTTCAGCACAGTCGTGCAAATATCCCATATCAGAAGGTGATTCCAGCCAGATTGGTATAGATTGACTCAGATCACCTGTGCCAGCGGTCGAACAATGCGTTGGTGCGGACGGAGCGAAGGTTATCTGTAGGTATCAAAGGCTACTAGCCGCCGCACAACTTTACCGTTATCAGTCCTATGTAGTACGTCCTAACTTAAGACTCTAGAAGTCAGAATCCAGAAGAGTTTTGGGATACTGGTTCTAGGCTCCTGAATTCTAACCAAGGAGCTGTACCTTTACATTAATGTGGACAGCAATGTAGCTTGAGTGCTGCGGTACTTAACTCTTTCCAAGGTAAAGCTGATTATTTTTAATATGCGTGTCACCCTGATTATTGCCTCTATGGGTGCCGGGGGGGCTGAGCGTGTGCTGGCCATCCTGGCCAATGCCTGGGTAGCTCAACAATGGCAGGTGACCCTCCTGACCCTCGATAGTGGCGATTCCCCTCCCTTCTATGACTTAGATCCCCAGATTCAGCGGCGATCGCTGGCAACCTCTGGCCCGTCGGTAACCCTGTGGCAGGCCATTGGGCAGAATTGCCACCGCCTGTGGACTCTGCGTCGGGCGATCGCGGACAGTCGGCCTGATGTGGTGATCAGCTTCATTGATCAGGTGAATATCCTGACTCTCATTGCGACCCGATTTCTCGCCATTCCGGTGATTGTGACCGAACGTACTGATCCCAATTGCCATGTCATTGGCAAGACCTGGGAGTTGCTGCGGCGCTGCACCTATCCTTGGGCGGATCAAATTGTGGTGCAGTCCCTGACGGTCAAACAGTATTTTCCACCTCGGTTGCAGTCACGGATCAGGGTGATTCCCAATCCCGTGCTGGCGCCCCGAATCGATGCCGGATCGGGGAAGTTCCATCGGGATGCACCCTCAGGGCGATCGCTGATTGCCATGGGTCGCCTAGGTCCCGAGAAAGGGTATGACCTGTTACTCCAAGCATTTGCCCAAGTCTGCGATCGCCATCCGGAATGGACACTGAAAATTTTGGGAGAGGGCAGCCTCCGAGGGGACTTGGAAGCCCTCGGCGATCGCCTAGGCATCGGGGAGCAAGTCCACTTCCTCGGCCTGGTCAAGCAGCCCTATGGGTGGTTACAACAGGCGGATGTTTTTG
This window of the Neosynechococcus sphagnicola sy1 genome carries:
- a CDS encoding glycosyltransferase family 4 protein, which produces MLRYLTLSKVKLIIFNMRVTLIIASMGAGGAERVLAILANAWVAQQWQVTLLTLDSGDSPPFYDLDPQIQRRSLATSGPSVTLWQAIGQNCHRLWTLRRAIADSRPDVVISFIDQVNILTLIATRFLAIPVIVTERTDPNCHVIGKTWELLRRCTYPWADQIVVQSLTVKQYFPPRLQSRIRVIPNPVLAPRIDAGSGKFHRDAPSGRSLIAMGRLGPEKGYDLLLQAFAQVCDRHPEWTLKILGEGSLRGDLEALGDRLGIGEQVHFLGLVKQPYGWLQQADVFVMASRYEGFPNALCEAMACGLAVIATDCPSGPRAIIRPGVDGILVPSEDVEALAAAMHHLMSDPIARQKLSALAPEVLTRFSLKTVLGLWESAIASVISGAGLNSKQSNP